In Nocardia asteroides, the following proteins share a genomic window:
- a CDS encoding glycosyltransferase produces MTRIALVHERFTEFGGSEAVVGEFVETWPGAEVFAPIVAPGGVRPPVGAVTDSWLSRAHAALGGRHAPLLPLVPPVLRRLPLRAADVVVISHHAFATQAALATDAPVVAYVHSPARWAWDREFRAQEAGGRAGQLALAALGALARRGELRAAPRLTRVVANSHAVAQRVTDWWGLPATVVNPPVQVDRFTPDPAVPREDFFLCAGRLVPYKRADLAIRAAQRAGTRLVVLGEGRFRAQLEAIAGPETTFLGATSAEQLQDMYRRCRALLMPGIEDFGIVPVEAMACGAPVLAVGVGGALDTVRPGVTGAHVPAGSDAAVVAALAASMNDTDWAAYDPAKIREHALSFAPAVFRARMAGIVEDVLDGR; encoded by the coding sequence ATGACCCGAATCGCCCTCGTGCACGAACGTTTCACCGAATTCGGCGGCTCGGAGGCGGTGGTCGGCGAGTTCGTCGAAACCTGGCCCGGCGCGGAGGTTTTCGCGCCGATCGTCGCGCCGGGCGGGGTCCGTCCGCCGGTCGGCGCGGTCACCGACAGCTGGCTGAGCCGCGCGCACGCGGCGCTGGGCGGCCGGCACGCGCCGCTGCTGCCGCTGGTACCGCCGGTGCTGCGGCGGCTGCCGCTGCGCGCGGCCGATGTCGTGGTGATCAGCCATCACGCCTTCGCCACCCAGGCGGCCCTGGCCACCGACGCCCCGGTCGTCGCCTATGTGCACAGCCCCGCCCGCTGGGCGTGGGATCGCGAGTTCCGCGCCCAGGAAGCCGGGGGCCGCGCCGGGCAGCTCGCCCTGGCCGCGCTCGGCGCACTGGCCCGGCGTGGGGAACTGCGCGCCGCGCCGCGGCTGACGCGGGTCGTCGCCAACTCGCACGCCGTGGCGCAGCGCGTCACCGACTGGTGGGGACTGCCCGCCACGGTGGTGAACCCGCCGGTGCAGGTGGACCGGTTCACCCCCGATCCGGCGGTGCCGCGGGAGGACTTCTTCCTCTGCGCGGGCAGATTGGTGCCCTACAAGCGGGCCGACCTCGCCATTCGCGCAGCCCAGCGCGCGGGCACGCGGCTGGTGGTGCTCGGCGAGGGCCGCTTCCGCGCGCAGCTCGAGGCGATCGCGGGCCCGGAGACGACCTTCCTCGGCGCCACCTCCGCCGAACAGCTCCAGGACATGTACCGGCGCTGCCGCGCACTGCTGATGCCCGGTATCGAGGACTTCGGGATCGTGCCGGTCGAGGCCATGGCGTGTGGGGCGCCGGTGCTCGCGGTGGGGGTGGGCGGCGCGCTCGACACGGTGCGGCCCGGGGTCACCGGCGCCCATGTGCCCGCCGGGTCCGATGCCGCGGTCGTCGCCGCGCTGGCGGCGTCGATGAACGACACCGACTGGGCGGCCTACGATCCGGCCAAGATCCGCGAGCACGCGCTGTCGTTCGCGCCCGCGGTGTTCCGCGCGCGGATGGCGGGCATCGTCGAGGACGTCCTCGACGGGCGGTAG
- a CDS encoding glutamate-1-semialdehyde 2,1-aminomutase, with product MRSFQRSTAIQARLHDLVPGGAHTYARGADQYPEDMAPVLVRGEGARVWDADGNEYVEYGMGLRSVTLGHGYEPVVAAALAAAADGMSFSRPTELELAAAEDFLDLVPGADMVKFAKNGSDATTAAVRLARAVTGRTRIAVCEQPFFSVDDWFIGTTPMAAGIPAVDTVSFPYNDLDALATVLAGDTVAAVFLEAATALAEPDPGYLEAVRALCDRHGTLLVFDEMITGFRWSAGGAQAVYGVTPDLSCWGKAMGNGFPISALAGKREYMELGGLRSDRDRVFLLSTTHGPETAALAAFRAVVRAYRTEDPIARMEQAGRDLADGVNAVAAELGLTDHLQVRGRPSCLIFRTLDADGVASQAFRTLFLQELLDRGVLGQSFVVSAAHDAVAVRDTVDACAAAAQVYRAAIDRGSVDGLLRGRPVAPALRRTAAPRQIEASTR from the coding sequence ATGCGATCCTTCCAACGCAGCACGGCGATCCAGGCGCGCCTGCACGACCTCGTCCCCGGTGGCGCGCACACCTATGCCCGCGGCGCCGATCAATACCCCGAGGACATGGCGCCGGTCCTGGTGCGCGGCGAGGGCGCCCGGGTCTGGGACGCCGACGGCAACGAGTACGTCGAGTACGGCATGGGGCTGCGCTCGGTCACCTTGGGGCACGGCTACGAGCCCGTCGTCGCGGCCGCGCTGGCCGCCGCCGCCGACGGCATGAGCTTCTCCCGTCCGACCGAACTCGAACTGGCGGCCGCCGAAGACTTCCTCGACCTGGTCCCCGGCGCCGACATGGTGAAGTTCGCCAAGAACGGCTCCGACGCCACCACCGCCGCGGTCCGGCTGGCCAGGGCGGTCACCGGCCGCACCCGGATCGCGGTGTGCGAGCAGCCGTTCTTCTCCGTCGACGACTGGTTCATCGGCACCACCCCGATGGCCGCGGGCATCCCCGCCGTCGACACCGTGAGCTTCCCCTACAACGACCTCGACGCGCTCGCGACCGTGCTGGCCGGCGACACGGTCGCCGCGGTGTTCCTGGAGGCCGCCACCGCCCTGGCCGAACCGGACCCGGGCTATCTCGAAGCCGTTCGCGCCCTGTGCGACCGGCACGGCACCCTGCTGGTGTTCGACGAGATGATCACCGGGTTCCGCTGGTCGGCGGGCGGGGCGCAGGCCGTCTACGGCGTGACCCCCGACCTGTCGTGCTGGGGCAAGGCCATGGGCAACGGCTTCCCGATCTCGGCACTGGCGGGTAAGCGGGAGTACATGGAACTCGGCGGATTGCGTAGCGACCGGGATCGGGTGTTCCTGCTGTCCACCACGCACGGCCCGGAGACCGCGGCGCTGGCCGCCTTCCGCGCGGTCGTGCGCGCCTACCGCACTGAGGACCCGATCGCCCGGATGGAACAGGCGGGCCGCGACCTCGCCGACGGGGTGAACGCGGTGGCCGCCGAGCTCGGGCTGACCGATCATCTCCAGGTGCGCGGCAGGCCCTCGTGCCTGATCTTCCGCACCCTCGACGCCGACGGTGTCGCGTCCCAGGCGTTTCGCACCCTGTTCCTGCAGGAACTGCTCGACCGTGGGGTCCTCGGCCAGTCCTTCGTCGTCTCGGCCGCCCACGACGCCGTCGCGGTGCGCGACACCGTCGACGCCTGCGCCGCGGCCGCCCAGGTCTATCGTGCGGCGATCGACCGTGGCTCCGTCGACGGACTGCTCCGCGGCCGCCCCGTCGCCCCCGCCCTGCGCCGCACCGCCGCGCCCCGACAGATCGAAGCGAGCACCCGATGA